The Shewanella algae DNA segment CAGTTCAGCTCTTGCGTGTTGATCGAGTGTGACGACAGCCTGGATTCCATCAATGCCACGGCCTCTTCCATCGTCAAGTATGTCAGTCAGAGAGCCGGTATCGGTGTGAATGCCGGCCGCATTCGCGCTCTGGGAAGCCCTATTCGTGGTGGTGAAGCCTTCCACACAGGTTGTTTGCCTTTCTACAAGTATTTCCAGACTGCGGTTAAATCCTGCTCCCAGGGCGGCGTTCGCGGCGGTGCTGCAACTCTGTTCTACCCTATCTGGCACCTGGAAGTTGAATCGCTGCTGGTACTGAAAAATAACCGTGGTGTTGAAGACAACCGTATCCGTCACCTGGACTACGGCGTACAGATCAACAAGCTGATGTATCAGCGGATGATCAAAGGTGAGAACATCACCCTGTTCAGCCCATCGGACGTTCCCGGCTTATATGACGCCTTCTTTGCCGATCAGGACGAGTTTGAGCGCCTGTATGTGAAATATGAGCAGGACCAGAGCATTCGCAAGAAGACCCTAAAAGCGGTCGAGCTCTTCTCGCTGATGATGCAGGAGCGTGCCTCCACCGGCCGTATCTATGTGCAGAACGTGGATCACTGTAACACCCACAGTCCGTTCAACGCCGAAGTGGCCCCTGTGCGTCAGTCCAACCTGTGTCTTGAGATTGCCCTGCCAACCAAGCCACTGAACAATATTGACGACCCAAATGGTGAAATCGCCCTTTGTACTCTGTCAGCACTGAACCTGGGTGCGATAAAAGACTTGGGCGAACTGGAAGGCCTTGCCGATTTGGCTGTGCGCGCCCTGGATAACCTGCTGGACTACCAGGACTACCCTATTCCTTCTGCCAAGACGGCATCGATGAACCGCCGCACTCTGGGTATCGGGGTCATCAACTTCGCCAACTATCTGGCCAAGAACGGCGTGAAATACTCTGACGGCAGCGCCAACGGCCTGACCCACAGAACATTTGAAGCCATACAGTACTACCTGCTCAAGGCCTCGATGAATCTGGCCAAAGAGCTGGGTGCCTGCCCGCTGTTCCATGAGACCACTTATTCTCAGGGGATCATGCCGGTAGATACCTACAAGCGGGATCTGGACAAGATTTGTGATGAGCCGCTGCACCTGGATTGGGATGCTCTGCGTCACGATATCAAGCAGCATGGCCTGCGTAACTCGACTCTGTCGGCACTGATGCCGTCAGAGACCTCTTCGCAGATCTCCAACGCCACCAATGGTATTGAGCCTCCACGCGGCCTTATCAGCGTCAAGGCCAGTAAAGATGGCCAGCTCAAGCAAGTGGTGCCCGATTATGAAGAACTCAAGGACAAGTACGAGCTGCTGTGGCAGATGCCCGGCAACGATGGTTACCTGCAGTTGGTTGGTATTATGCAGAAGTTTGTCGATCAGGCGATTTCGGCCAATACCAACTATGACCCATCCAAGTTTGAAAGTAACAAGGTTCCGATGAAGCTGCTGCTCAAGGATCTGTTGACCGCCTACAAACTCGGGGTCAAGACCCTTTACTACCACAACACCCGTGATGGTGCTTCCGACAAATTCGATGACATTACCAGCATCGAGAAGGAAGACGACGGTTGTGCCGGCGGCGCCTGCAAGATTTAAGCAGGATTAAGTAACAAGTTCGGGGCCCAGGTGGCCCCGTTGTTTGGAAAGAGTAGATCATGGCTTATTCAATTTTTTGTCAAACCCCCAACGATGCCACCCGCGAACCTATGTTTCTCGGTCAGGCGGTTAACGTGGCCCGTTACGATCAACAGAAGTACGAAGTATTCGAGAAACTGATCGAAAAGCAGTTGTCTTTCTTCTGGCGCCCGGAAGAAGTGGATGTCAGCCGCGACAAAATCGATTTCGGCGCCCTGCCGGATCATGAAAAGCATATCTTCCTCTCCAACCTCAAGTACCAAACCCTGTTGGACTCGATTCAGGGCCGGAGCCCCAATGTGGCTTTCCTGCCACTGGTGTCCCTGCCTGAGCTGGAAACCTGGATTGAAACCTGGTCCTTCTCCGAGACCATTCACAGCCGTTCCTACACTCATATCATCCGCAATATTGTCAACGACCCATCCGTGGTGTTCGATGACATAGTGGTCAATGAGGAGATCCTCAAGCGCGCCGGCGATATTGCCGAGTATTATGACCGCCTTATCGAGCTGACTCAGCTGTATCACCTGCATGGTGAAGGCAAGTTTGACGTCAACGGTCGCACGCTTGAAGTCACTACCCGCACCATCAAAAAAGCCCTCTATCTGTGCATGATGTCGGTCAATGCGCTTGAAGCGATACGTTTTTACGTCAGCTTCGCCTGCTCCTTTGCCTTTGCCGAGCGCAAACTGATGGAAGGCAACGCCAAAATCATTCGCCTGATCGCCCGCGATGAAGCTTTGCATCTGAACTCGACCCAACACATTATCAACCTGATGCAGGGTGGCAAAGATGACCCTGAGATGGGTGAAATCGCCAAAGAGTGCCAGCAGGAAGCTTACGATCTGTTCCTGCGCGCCGCCGAGCAGGAAAAGGCTTGGGCCAAGTACCTGTTCAAGGATGGTTCCATGATAGGCCTGAACGAAACCATTCTCTGCCAGTATGTGGAGTTCATTACCAATCAGAGAATGAAAGCGGTTAACCTGGGCGCACCATACAGTGAGCAGAGCGATCCCCTGCCCTGGATGAAAAACTGGCTGGAGAGCGATGCCGTACAGGTCGCGCCTCAGGAAGTGGAAGTATCATCCTACCTGGTCGGCCAGATAGACTCGGCTGTCGACGACGATGAGTTCTCCGACTTTGACCTTTAACAAAGCCCCTATCGTGCTGCTGCGCGGAGAGCCCCTGCTGCTGTATACCACAGAGCACAGGACTCTCCTAGCAGCGCTCGAAGCCCGTAAGGTGAGCATTTTTTCCGAGTGCCGCAGCGGGTTTTGCGGCGCCTGCAAGACCCGGGTGCGCAGTGGCGCGGTCACTTACCTGACCACGCCATTGGCCGAGTTACAGGCGGATGAATGTCTGCCCTGCTGCTGTGTGCCCACGGAAGATCTGGACTTGGATCTCTCCAGCGAAGGCGCCGACATGCCGCTGCTGCGGGTTAAACACTTAGCCTGACACAAGCGCAAAAAACACCGTCAATGGCAGATATCCTACAGTCAAACAAGCGTTTTTTCGTTGTAAATCCTGCCTGACTCCGGTACTCTGCCGGACTTATGAAATCAGACTCAAGTTATTCATTCAAAAGTCTTTATTGCGCTTTTGATCGCTACCCTCTGCCCAAAGGCGCTTCGACCCATATACGTTATATGGCGTCAACCCTGTTTGCCTTCCAGTCCCCTGGTATGCTCTATCTGCAAGGTGATCCCCAGATGCCTTCCTGGCAGCAGGAAACCCTGTCACTCGGCAGCAACCCCAGCGAGGTAAGCAGTGAGGTCAGTATCGTCAGGCACCAGCTAAACCCAAGCTCGGGCAATAACGTGCTTGCCAAGGCGCTGGACTATGCCAATCAGCTTGGGGCACTGCTCAGGCAAAATCGCGATACCTTGACATTGGCGCAGTTTCGCGACCCCTGGGCGGGGGTGCCTTTACTGGATCATCGCAAGGACAATCCAGCGCTCAAGCTCGTCTATGAGGTCAATGCCCTGCCCAGCATAGAGCTGCCTATTCACCTGTCGCTGCCGCGAAAAACCCTGGCCAAAATCAGCGCCTGGGAGCAGCGTTGCCTGGATGGTGCCGATCTGATTGTGACCCCATCAAAACTCACGGCTGTCGGCCTTGAAAAACGCACTTCCACTCCAGTAGTCTATCTGCCAAACGGCGCCGAGTTGCCGCCTGCCGAGCCATTGCGGCAAGCAGAGGATGCGAGTCTGCCCAGGCTCATCTATTTTGGTGCTGCCCAGCGCTGGCAGGGGCTTAGGGATCTGCTCAAAGCTTTTGCCTTGGTGCGTCAGCAGTTGGAGGTCCGGCTGGATCTCTGCCTGTCACTCGAAAATCGCCAGGCCCGGCAGGTAAAGGCCTGGCTCAAGTCCATGGAACTGGAAGATTGTGTTTCGCTGCATTTCGGGCTGGACCAAGCAAGCCTCAGGCAAAAAATTCAGGCCGCGAGCGCATCTTTGGCGCCGCTCACGCCCTGCAGGCGCAACATGCTTCAGGGATGCTGCCCTTTGAAAGTGCTCGAATCCATGGCTTGCGGCACCGCAGTTATCGCCTCGGATCTGCCGGTTATTCGTGAGCTGGTAACCCATGAAAAGCATGGGCTCTTGGTTCCCCCCTCCAGGCCCTCCGAGCTCGCCAGAGCCTGTATTGAGCTGCTCAGTCAACCGGCCAAGGCCAAAGATTTGGGACTCAAGGGCCAACAAAGGGTGACAGAGCAGTTCCAATGGCAACAGATCTGCGCTCAGCTCAGCGACTTGTATATACAACTGAGCCAAGGCCCAATGCAAGCTACCGCTTAATAGCTACTCGTTTAATAGCACCTGTTTAATGTCAAGGAAACGATATGGAAACAGCCATAAACCCTTTTAACGCCCCGCTTCACTACTGGCGAATGCGCAAAGTGTTCAAGCAGTTAACCCCGGCGGAGCAGGAATTTATCCGCACCAAGAAGTTGGATGCAACCCATTCGACCCAGCACTGGTTACTGTTTCTCAAGCGTCTGACCCGATTGGATCGTATGGGCAGCCCATTGAGACGCCAGTTTCGCCGCAGCCGCAATTGGTTGATAGGTTTCACTGTTGTCAGCATATTCCTGCCCGTGCCTCACCTGGTGGTGTATACCTTGGTGGGTTTGACTCTGGCCTCTATATTACTGCTTCACAGCTGTAACCGTATGGACGTCAACGACAATGTGCGTACCGGTCTTATCAAGTTAATGCAGGTATTGGCGATGGAGACCAACAGCGTGCAGCTGAAACTGGATCTCGAATCCATACATAAACGTAAGCCGGCCCGAACCGAAAAGCCCGAGAAGAGCACCCAACTGGCCTACTTTGAAGTGCCACTGTTGCAATTTAGGGCCAAACTCAAAGACGGCAATGAGCTGCAACTGCGGGTGGATGATGTTATCTGTCGTCGTAAACGCACCCGTCGCAACGCCCGAGGCAAGGTCAAAACCAAGATCAAGTACAAGGGACGGCGCAGCATTCGCAGCTGCCTGACCTTGAATCCTGATCACTACCATCTGCGTAAAACCAAACTGGCACCAACGAGCAAGGCACAGACTCAAAACGGCATCACCAAGGTGAAATCCAACTCCACCTTTAAATTTATCGGTGAGTCACGTTTGATGGATGCCGAGAATATTCTCAGAACCATCGCCAAGTCCTATCAACAGACCAGTATTCGAGCCAGGGGATAATATGAGTCAGTGTCAGCTAAAAATCGGTTTTTTCACCCTCAGCCCTTGCGGCCAACCTGCCGTTGGCAGTTGCAGTGAGTGCCAAGCCAGTGTCTGCGAACATCACCTGGATCCCAAAACCGGTCTGTGTTTTCAGTGCGCTGCCAAACCCTTGAAGGTCGGTAAGGAAGTCTATGAAGATCCGCGCTCAGGCACCAAGTATGAGCAATTGAGCCTACAAGGCGTTAAACCTGAAGATCCGCTTGCCGGTTTCGCCCTCAAACAACTGTATCTCGGCAGTGCCTGGTACCAACTGCACACCAAACACGGCAGTTACAACAAGGAGTTTGATGCCGAGGACTTTGCCGCTTTTGAGCTCCCTGTCGATGAAGATGATGAGCAGTTGCCGGATTACGAGTATCGGGATATCTATGACAGCTAACCCCAGGCTACTGTGGCTGACTCAACACTACCCGCCGGCCAAAGGCGGCATGGCATTGTCCTGCGATAGACTGGTGCGCCATTTGCGGCGGCTTGGGGTACATATCACCCTTTATCATTTACGCGCCGGCGGCCTGGAAAAGGAGACCGGCTATTTTGCCGAGCAGGGTTGCGATCACAGCTTCCCCATGGGTACAAACCCGGCGCACTCGATCAACCTTCTATGGCACAAGCTGGAAGGTGAATATGATGCTGTCGTTGCCTATGGCTATCCCTTCTCCATGCATGCCGGGCGAGTCTTTGCCGCCTGGCTTGGGCTACCGCTCATCACATTGCTGCGCGGCAACGACTTCGACTTGAGTATTCTCGATCATCGTCGCTATCAAGTGCTGCAGGATACGCTGCAAGCCAGCGCGCTGGTATTGACCGTCAGCGCCGACAAGGCAAAGCGGGTCAAAGCCCTGTGGCCGCAAGTCAGAGTGCACAACATGAGTAATGGCCTGGATAGCGAACGTTGGCAACCATTGCCGCTGGACAAAGAGCAAGCCAAAGCCTGGCGTTCCAATAACCTGGAAAATCCCAGTCAGCCTGTGATTGGCCTTTTCGGCCATTTGAAAGAGAAAAAAGGTTTGGCCTTTTTTATCGAGACCTTTAAACGCAGCCCCTTGGTACACAACTGCCATCTGTTGTTGATTGGCGAGCTGGATGAAAGCGCCGCCGAGCTGTTGCAGACACTGCCCGAGGGCAGTTACACCCTGGAGCCGTTTCTTGACAGGTATCAGCTGATAAGCCGTTATCTGGTATGCGACCTTATCGCTATTCCCTCTTTCTATGAGGGAACCCCCAATGTGCTGCTGGAGGCGGCGGCGCTTAACATCCCTGTGCTCGGCGCCTGCTGCGGCGGTATGGCCGATCTTATCTTCGACAGCCTGCATCAGCGCGAAAAGCATGTCTTTGATGGCCGTTTGACTGACAGTGACGCGGCCCATAATCTCCGCGGCCAAACGGACTCAGGTTATCTGTTTCATCCAACTTCGGCGGAATCGCTTTTGGATGCGTTGGTGCGTTGGCAAACCGATACGGCTTCGATTCGCGCCGCCAAGAGCCAGGCCTTGTACCAAACAGTACTGAGTCAATGCAGCGCCGAGGCTGAAGCCGAGCGTTATTTGGCTGCCATCAAGACGCTGGTCGCTCAAACGGCGAGTCACTGATGCTTATCTATTACGCCCCCGGCGGCGGGCTCGGGCACTTGAGCCGGGCGCTGAAAGTGCTCGGCTTTATCAAGGCGCAGCAAGCGTTGGTGATCACAAGTCCGCTGCCGTTAGCGGTCGACACGCTGTTACCAAAGGGCATTCAACACATAAGCCTGCCTACCAGGCTTCAAAGCCGAGCTGAACTCAGCACCTGGCTCAAGCAGTTACTCGCATCGCTCAACAAGCAACAAGCGTGTCGGCTCATGCTGATAGATGCCTTTCCCGGGGGCATTTGGGGCGAGCTTGGTGATATCCCCTTGCCTGGCAAACTTGTCTATATCGCCAGATTGCTCAACTGGAATGTCTATCGCCAGCGCGTTGCCCATATTCCCCGTTTTCAGCAAATCTGGTTTTGTGAATGGCCGACCCCGGAGCAGGAACAGGCGCTCTCCAATCAAACGGGCCAACGCTTCTGGCTGCCGTTACTCGGCGAAGACAAGTCCCAAGATGCAACCCCAAATGGTCTTGAAAAGCCTAAACAGACTCTGGTGATCCACTCGGGAAGCCTTGCCGAGCAGGCTTTGCTGCTTGAACACGCCGCAAAGGCGGGGGAAGAGATAGATATTATTGCGCCGCCGCGCCCAAGCGCCGATGCATGCTTTAATAACAAACCCATTGATAGCAAACCCCTTGATAAGAGTGCTCTGAGCGACTTCAACAACTGCAACAACAAAGAACACAAACCCGGATTAACCCGGCTGCAGCTGTACCCGGCCTCAGATATCGGCTGGCAGTATCAAAGGGTTATCTGTGGCGGTGGCTTCAACCTGGTGAGCGAATATATCCTTCATCCCGGCGCCCTCTTCGTGCCCCTGACCCGAGCACTGGATTTGCAGCGGCTGCGCATCGAACGCGGCTTGGGCGGTTTTTTACCGCCGCCCGGGTTGAGCTCAGTGCCGAAAGATATTCTCAAGCGGCTTTGAAACGCTCATACTCATATAGTGGTGCTAGCGGAGCTTGTCACTCAAGGCTGTGACTCGGCTATCCGGGCGTGAATACGGTTGACCTCCAGCAAAGCTGCACTGCCGTACCAGGCTTTAAGTTCCATGGTAAGGCTACCGGCCTGAACCGCAGGATCGCTGGCCGTCAAGGCTTCAGCCTCAGCCAGACTGGCGACATCAAAGATATAAATCCCCCGCCACTCGCCGCCATCGATAAAGGGCCCGGCTAACACGAGTTTGCCCTCATGCACCAAGCGCTGAATATGGTTCATGTGCGCTCTTTGAAGCTCGGCGCGCTGTTCTTTGCTGCCACTTCGATTGGGCCCCGCCTTTAAAAACGCCATCACATAACGTTTCATACCATATTGATCGGCACCGAGTGCATGGGCCAGCGCCTTATCATAGGGAGGCGTTTCAACGGAAACCGGATTATCTGCACCAGCGGCGGTTGCCACTAAACTCGAGCCGGTCAACAGCGACAGCGCGCAGCAACTCGCCATGGTAGTTTTCATCATTGATATCTCTCCAATCCGATGCTGTTGTGTGTCAGCTTTTCGACAATAAGGTTATAAGTAAAGCAAAAAAATCCCCGCCGTGGCGGGGAGTTAAGCCCGGTTAGAGACTAGATCCTCATCGCCAATTCTGCACCCTGACGAATGGCGCGTTTGGCATCCAACTCGGCAGCGACATCCACGCCGCCAATGAGGTGCATTGGCAAGCCGCACTCTTCCAATTCCGGCAACAGCACACGGTTGGATTCCTGACCAGCGCAGATCACCACAGTATCCACAGGCAGCAGCTGCGGCTTGTCATCAATCAGTATGTGCAATCCCTGGTCATCAAAGCGCTCATAGCTGACCCCACTGAGCTCTGTCACCTTGTGCTGCTTAAGCACCATGCGATGGATCCAGCCCGTGGTCTTACCTAAGCCTTTACCCAGCTTGCTCTTCTTGCGTTGCAACAAATACAGCTCTCTGGCCGGGGCATGCGCCTGGGCTTGTTTGGCCAGTCCGCCGCGCTCGGCGTAACTTGTGTCTATGCCCCACTGACGATACCAGCGCTCCGGCTCCAGCGTGCTGGACTCCTGCTCGCCGAGGAAATGCGCCAAGTCAAAACCTATGCCGCCGGCGCCGATAAGTGCCACTCGCTGGCCGACTTCCACCTCTCCCCGCAGCACCTGTTGATAGCTGACCACCTTGGGAGAATCAAACCCGGGCAAGTTGAGCTCTCTTGGCACGACACCACTGGCAACCACCAACTCATCAAAAGGTTCATCCCTGAGCACCGAGGCGTTGAGCGGCGTATTCAAACGCAAGTCCACCTTAAAATGTGCGAGGCGATTCTTGAAGTAGCGTATGGTTTCGTTGAATTCCTCTTTACCTGGGATCTTGCGCGCCAGGTTAAACTGGCCACCGACTTCATCTCGGGCTTCAAACAAGGTCACCTTGTGCCCCCGCTCAGCGGCGTAGACAGCAAATGCCATCCCAGCCGGGCCCGCGCCCATCACAGCCAGGCGTTTGGGTGACTCAGTCTTGGGGAAATTAATTTCTGTCTCATAGCAGGCTCTTGGATTAACCAGGCAAGTAGCACGCTTGAGCGAGAAGGTATGATCGAGACAAGCCTGATTACAGCCGATGCAGGTATTGATGGCTTCGCTTTGATTGGCCGCGGCTTTGTTGACAAACTCAGGATCGGCCAGGAAAGGCCTGGCCATAGACACCATACCCGCCTGCCCCGAGGCGAGGATCTGCTCGGCTATCTCAGGCGTATTGATCCTGTTGGTAGCCACCAAAGGAACACTGAGTTCTTTTTTCAAACGTTCTGTGACCCAGGCAAAGGCGCCTCTGGGTACGCTGGTGGCTATGGTCGGGATCCTGGCTTCATGCCAACCTATGCCGGTATTGATGATAGTGACACCGGCTTGTTCCAGCGCTTTGCCGAGCTCAATGACCTCCTCAAGGCTTGAGCCCTTGTCGACCAGATCCAACATAGACAGACGAAAGATAATGATGAACTCGGGCCCAACCTTGGCGCGGATAGCGCGAACAATTTCCAGTGGCAGGCGAATACGGTTGGCAAAACTGCCGCCGTAATCATCGCTGCGCTGATTGACCCGCTCACAGATGAACTGATTGATGAGATAGCCTTCAGAGCCCATCACCTCCACGCCATCATAACCGGCCCGTTTGGCCAGTTCGGCAGAGGTGGCATAATCCTTTATGGTGCCGCGGATTTGCCGCAAAGACATGGCGCTCGGCGTAAATGGGGTAATGGGTGACTTGACCTTGCTCGGTGCCAGCGAAAAAGGATGATAGCCGTAACGGCCGGCATGAAGGATCTGCATACAGATCTTGGCGCCGCCCTCATGTACAGCGCGGGTAACGATTTTGTGTTTGCCCACTTGCCAGGGAAAGCTCAGCTGACAGGCATTGGGGGCCAAACGACCGCGAAAGTTTGGCGCTATGCCGCCGGTGACAATCAACCCCACACCACCCAGCGCCCGCTCCTTGTAGAAGTGTGCCAGTTTCTCAAAACCACCCTTTTCTTCTTCCAACCCGGTATGCATGGAACCCATGAGTACCCGGTTTCTCAGCTGGGTAAACCCCAGATCCAAGGGTTCTAATAAGTGAGGAAAGCCCGACATTAAAACATCCTTTTTAAACAAGTGATTTAAATCAGCATAACCTGAGCCGCCATCAAGCTCAACATAAAGCATTGGCCGCCGGCGCCTCATCAGCTAACGCAGTGAAAGCTCAGGAATAAAATCACTTACAAATGTATTTTCCCGTTGCAGCTATTTTCAGTTAGCATTAACGGAATGCATGGAAAAATGGAGTGGCTATGTCCGCAAAACCCCTGACAACCAAGAATACCCTGATGTTGATCTGGAATGTGATCAACTTCATTCGCAAGCTGGTGTTGAACATAGTGTTCTTCCCGCTATTCTTCATCGCTTTGATAGCCGTGGTCATCGCCATGGTCAGCAGTGATGAAATCCAAGTTGAGGATGGCTCGGCGCTGGTACTGAACCTGGCCGGCGGCATAGTGGATCAAAAGCGCCAGGTTGACCCGTTCGAGGCGATGTTAAGCCAAAGCAAAGGACCCGATGTCAACGGCGAAATCTTATTGAGTGATGTGCTCTATACCATTAACAGCGCCACCAATGACAAGCGGATCAAGGCTCTGGTATTGGATCTGTCCGAGTTGCAATACGGTGGTCTGAGTAAGCTCAGCGCCATAGGCCAAGCACTCAACGAATTCAAAGATAGTGGCAAGCCTGTGGTTGCCATAGGTAACTATTATGATCAGAATCAGTATTTCCTGGCGAGTTTTGCCGATACTGTTTACCTCAACCCTGAGGGCATGGTGGCGGTAGATGGCCTGAGCCGCTATCGCCAATACTATAAATCGGCCCTGGATAAGTTAAAAATCAAGGCGCACATTTTCCGTGTCGGCACTTTCAAGTCAGCGGTTGAGCCTTTTATCCGTGATGACATGTCAGAGGCGGCCAAGGAAGCCAACTCTGTACTGCTCAACGACATCTGGGGCAGTTACACAGACACTGTGGCCGCCAATCGCGGCATAGACAAATCCAGCCTGGGCCTTAATGCCACAGCTTATTTGGCAGAGCTGGAACAAGCCGATGGCGATTCCGGAACCATGGCGGTTAACCTCAAGTGGGTTGATAAACTGGCCAGCGCTGAAGATTTCCGCCTGGCGATGTTGGACCTGGTAGGCAAAAGCAAGGAAGGAGATAGCTTCAAGCAGGTCAGCTACTACGACTATGCCAAGCTGATGGCACCACTGCCGGCGCTGGTACCCACCGAAGGAGTAGGCATCATAGTGGCCAAGGGTAATATTCTCAACGGCAGTCAACCTGCCGGTGATATCGGCGGTGAAAGTACCTCTGCCCTGCTGCGTAAGGCCCGCTTCGATGACACTATCAAGGCCGTAGTGCTCAGGGTCGACAGCCCCGGCGGCAGCGCCTTTGCTTCCGAGCAAATTCGTCAGGAAGTGCTGGCATTGAAGAAAGCCGGTAAGCCTGTGGTAGTCAGCATGAGCAGCATGGCGGCCTCCGGTGGTTACTGGATTTCGGCCAGCGCCGATTATATCTATGCCAACCCCACTACCCTGACCGGATCCATCGGCATTTTCGGCATGATAACCACCTTCGAGGACTCTCTGTCTTCAATCGGTGTCAATACTGATGGGGTGGCCACCTCCGACTGGGCCGGTCTCTCTGTTACCCGGCCACTTTCCGATGGCGTCAAGGCGGTGATTCAACGTCATATCGAGCGCGGCTACAAAGACTTTATCTCGCTGGTCGCCAACGAGCGCAATATGACGCTGGAGCAGGTGGATAAGATTGCCCAGGGCCGCGTCTGGTCCGGCAAGAAAGCCCTGGAGCTGGGTCTAGTGGATGAACTGGGCGATCTCGATAGCGCCATCGCCAAGGCCGCCGAAATGGCCGGACTGGATAAGTTCGATAGCCGAGTGATAGAGCAGGAGCTGACACCTGAGCAACTCTTCATTCAGGAGATGTTCGCCAGTGTCTCCGCTTATCTGCCACACAGCGTCAAGCAGTCCAGCGTGCTGGAAAAACTGCTGACTCAATGGAGCAAGGTACTGGAAGAGTTTGCCGCCTTTGACGACCCTAACGGCGTCTATCTCTACTGCGATAACTGCAGTTACTGATAATCCTGAAAGCCCGGCTCGCCGGGCTTTTTTGTGCCTTATGCTGCCGGGCTTGATTTGCTATAATCCGGCCTCTCTTTTGCCCCAGTGAAAACGAAAGCCAGATTATGAACAAAAAAAAGTCCATCTATGTCGCATACACGGGCGGCACCATAGGGATGCAAAAAACCAGTAACGGCTTTGCCCCGGTCGCCGGCTTCCTGACAGAATGCGTCAACTCCATGCCGGAGTTTTTTCATGAAGAGATGCCGACGTTCGTGATCCAGGAATATTGTCCGCTGATAGACTCTTCCAATATGGCCCCCAGCCACTGGCAGATGATAGCCGACGACATTCAGGCCAACTATGACAAGTATGATGGCTTTGTCATTCTTCACGGCACCGACACCATGGCGTTTACCGCATCGGCACTGTCTTTCATGCTGCAGGATCTCGGTAAGCCGGTTATCGTCACCGGCTCGCAAATTCCGCTGTCACAGCTGCGCTCAGACGGCCAGACCAATCT contains these protein-coding regions:
- a CDS encoding FAD-dependent oxidoreductase — encoded protein: MSGFPHLLEPLDLGFTQLRNRVLMGSMHTGLEEEKGGFEKLAHFYKERALGGVGLIVTGGIAPNFRGRLAPNACQLSFPWQVGKHKIVTRAVHEGGAKICMQILHAGRYGYHPFSLAPSKVKSPITPFTPSAMSLRQIRGTIKDYATSAELAKRAGYDGVEVMGSEGYLINQFICERVNQRSDDYGGSFANRIRLPLEIVRAIRAKVGPEFIIIFRLSMLDLVDKGSSLEEVIELGKALEQAGVTIINTGIGWHEARIPTIATSVPRGAFAWVTERLKKELSVPLVATNRINTPEIAEQILASGQAGMVSMARPFLADPEFVNKAAANQSEAINTCIGCNQACLDHTFSLKRATCLVNPRACYETEINFPKTESPKRLAVMGAGPAGMAFAVYAAERGHKVTLFEARDEVGGQFNLARKIPGKEEFNETIRYFKNRLAHFKVDLRLNTPLNASVLRDEPFDELVVASGVVPRELNLPGFDSPKVVSYQQVLRGEVEVGQRVALIGAGGIGFDLAHFLGEQESSTLEPERWYRQWGIDTSYAERGGLAKQAQAHAPARELYLLQRKKSKLGKGLGKTTGWIHRMVLKQHKVTELSGVSYERFDDQGLHILIDDKPQLLPVDTVVICAGQESNRVLLPELEECGLPMHLIGGVDVAAELDAKRAIRQGAELAMRI
- the sppA gene encoding signal peptide peptidase SppA is translated as MSAKPLTTKNTLMLIWNVINFIRKLVLNIVFFPLFFIALIAVVIAMVSSDEIQVEDGSALVLNLAGGIVDQKRQVDPFEAMLSQSKGPDVNGEILLSDVLYTINSATNDKRIKALVLDLSELQYGGLSKLSAIGQALNEFKDSGKPVVAIGNYYDQNQYFLASFADTVYLNPEGMVAVDGLSRYRQYYKSALDKLKIKAHIFRVGTFKSAVEPFIRDDMSEAAKEANSVLLNDIWGSYTDTVAANRGIDKSSLGLNATAYLAELEQADGDSGTMAVNLKWVDKLASAEDFRLAMLDLVGKSKEGDSFKQVSYYDYAKLMAPLPALVPTEGVGIIVAKGNILNGSQPAGDIGGESTSALLRKARFDDTIKAVVLRVDSPGGSAFASEQIRQEVLALKKAGKPVVVSMSSMAASGGYWISASADYIYANPTTLTGSIGIFGMITTFEDSLSSIGVNTDGVATSDWAGLSVTRPLSDGVKAVIQRHIERGYKDFISLVANERNMTLEQVDKIAQGRVWSGKKALELGLVDELGDLDSAIAKAAEMAGLDKFDSRVIEQELTPEQLFIQEMFASVSAYLPHSVKQSSVLEKLLTQWSKVLEEFAAFDDPNGVYLYCDNCSY